The following DNA comes from Sphingomonas flavescens.
GGTCCGCTCCAAGACGAGCGGATTGCGGAAGACGAAGAGACCCGCGTGCGCCATGATTTGCTGATGAGCGCGCTGGAAGGCCTCAACGACCGCGAAAAGCACATCTTGATGGAGCGCCGTTTGGCGGACGAGCCGAAGACCTTGGAAGAGTTAAGCCAGGTCTATGGCGTCAGCCGCGAACGGATTCGGCAGATCGAGGTGCGAGCATTCGAGAAGCTGCAGGCGGGGCTGTTGCGTCTCGCCGGCGAGCGGCGACTACTTCCCGCCGCCTGAGCCTTCGTCGCAGGCCAATTGTGGTGCTGCGGCGGTGAGACGCTCGCCCTCGCGAGACTCCTCAGGGCGATCCTGCACCTTGGCATCGCTAGCGACATTGTCCGCTGCCCACGCGCCGCGCCTGCCTAACGGTTTTGGCCTCCCGACGGTGCTGTCGTGCGCCGTCTGGTGCTCAATTTCGCTGTTGAGCTCGGCGCCAAAAATGAAAGCGTAGGCCGATAAATACATCCAGCTAAGCAGGGCTACGACGGTTCCAAGAGAGCCGTACGTGCGGTCATAATTCGTAAAGCGAGCGACGTAATAGCCAAAAGCCACCGTCAGGATCAGCAAGGTGATCGCCGCGAAGATCGATCCTGGAGAGATCCACTTCCAACGAGCCATCGTTCGTGACGGGCCGAAGCGGTACAGGGTTGCCGCGACGGCCGCGCCAAACAGCGTTACGAACAGGTAGCCCGCCGCCTTGCCCGCGAGCACGCTTCCGTAAGACGCCGCCGGGAAAAAACGCTGCAGCCCCGAGACAAGCGCCACCGCGACCAGCGCGACAAGGGCAAGAAGGAGTGCGCCAACCGTCATGCCGACGGCGAGGATGTAGAAGCGTAAAAGGCTCCGCTTCTCCTTCTCCTCGTAGGCGATATTGAGTGCCGTCAGGATCGCTGCGGCACCGTTAGTCCCGCCGTAGATCGCCACGGCGAATGCAAGCGCGATGGCAAAGCCCTTCGTCCCTTCGGAGGCTTTGACCGCATTCATCAGCTGATCGCCAATAAGCAGCGCCACGTCCCGGGGCAGAACGCCAGTGAGCGTCCGCATGTTCGTGATGACCGTATGGGGATCGGCCACCATGCCGTAGCTCAGCACAATCAAGCCCAGCAGCGAGAGAAGCGCGAAGAAACCGTAAAAGGCCACCCCTGCGGCAACGATTCCAACATTGTCGTCCCACGTTCGCTTGTAAGTCCGCGCCGCAATGTCCTTCCACGCTGCGGCCGGCATTCTCCACGGCGACTTCGCGAGATGCCCTTTGGGATCGATCATGGCTGCACAACAGCAGCGGCCCGATGCCGTTCCGCGACGAACCGTCAGCGATATTGGTAAGACCTCTTGCCAATCGCCGAAAACAGGCGGACGGTAAATCTTTCCAGATCGGCGCCGAAGCGCCTCTGAGAGAGCGGCTCGAGCGCCCGTGAACCGGACGAAGGAGAGTCGCATGGCTGGAGAATCTGCAAAAGGCACCCGAGTGATCGCGCTGGTGGGACCCGCCGGCGCGGGAAAGACGAGCCTTGCCGAGGCAATGCTGTTTGCAGCCGGTGCGACCGATCGCCTGGGATCGACGGCCAACGGCTCCAGCATCGGCGATTTCAGCGCGGAAAGCCGCCAGCGCGGTGGGTCGACCGAACTCAACCTCTATCATTTCGATTATCTCGGCGACCATTTTGCCATTCTGGACTGTCCCGGTTCCGTTGGCTTCGCTGCCGATGGCGCCAGAGCTCTCGCGATTGCTGACGTCGCGATCGTTGTGGTCGACCCCGATCCGGCGCGGGCGCCGCTTGCGGCGCCGGCGCTCCGCGCGCTTGATGAGCTGGGTATCCCACACCTTATCTTCGTCAATCGCATCGACCAGGCGCATGGCCGCATTCGCGACCTGCTGACCGCCCTGCAACCGATGAGCGTCTCTCCCCTCATCGCACGGCAGGTGCCGATCCGCGAAGGCGAGAAGATCAGCGGCTTCGTCGACCTGGCGTTGGAATATGCATTCAAATATCGCCCCGGCCAGGAATCCGAACGGATCGAAATCCCTGCGGACCTCCATGAGCGTGAAGCGGAAGCCCGCGCGCATATGCTCGAACAGTTGGCGGATCACGACGACGAGTTGCTTGAGCAACTGCTGATGGACGAGGCGCCATCCCGCGAGAAGATCCTCCAGGACCTCGCGCGCGAAACCGGCGACAATCTCGGCGTCCCCGTCCTGTTCGGCTCGGCGAACAGTTCCTGGGGCGTGCGCCGGCTGCTTAAGGCAATACGGCACGAAGCGCCGGGCCCGAGCGCCGCAGCCGACCGCCTGAGCGTTTCCAAGCCGTCGCTCTACGTGTTCAAGATCATTCACGGATTGATCGGACGGCTTGCCCTTTCGCGCATGCTGGGCGGCCGCATCAGCGAGGGTTCCGATCTGAAGACGGCGTCCGGGGAACACGCCCGGCTCGGTGCCCTCTTCCATGTTCAAGGCGAGAAAACCGCAAAGGTCGGCGAGGCCAACGATGGCGACGTCGTTGCGGTGGCGAAGATCGACAACGTTCGAGCCGGTGAATGGCTCGGCTCAGGCAAGCTGCCGCCGTCCGTCGACATCGGCTATCCAGCGCGCAATTGCGCGATCGCAATCGAGCCGGCCGACCGCAAGGATGACGTCAAGCTATCCGGTGCCTTGCAACGGCTCAGCGAGGAAGATTCGGCGCTAATTATCGAGCATGACGACCATAACCACGAGATCCGTCTGCGTGGCGTCAATGACGAGCATCTGAACACGGTTCTGGCGCGGCTGAAGCGGCGTTATGGCGTCGAGGTCAAAAGCCATCCACCCAGCGTCGGCTATCGCGAAAGCATCCGGAAATCGGTGACCCAGAAGGGTCGTCACAAGAAACAGTCCGGCGGGCATGGCCAGTTTGGCGACGTGATCATTGAGGTGAAGCCCCTCCCCCGCGGTTCGGGCTTCGTCTTCGAGGAGCGCATCCACGGCGGCTCCGTGCCCAAGCAATGGATTCCAGCCGTCGAAGAAGGTGTTCGCGAGGCCATGACCAAGGGCCCGCTTGGCTTCGAAGTGGTCGATTGCGCGGTCAGCCTTGTCGATGGCAGCTACCATAGCGTCGACAGCTCCGAACTTGCCTTTCGCCTCGCGGGCCGCATCGCCATGCAGGAAGCGCTGAACGCAGCGGGACCCCACTTGCTGGAGCCAATGCACAAGCTCACCGTCGTCTGTCCCACCAATGCCACGAGCCGCGTGACTTCGGCCGTAGCCGGGCGCCGCGGGCAAATGCTCGGCATGGCACCCCGCGACGGTTGGACGGGCTGGGACCGGATCGAGGCCCTCATTCCAGAGGCCGAGTTATCGGGCCTGGAGGCGGAGCTTCGCTCGCAAAGCCAGGGCCTTGCAACGTATGAAGCCCAGTTCGACCATCTCGCCGAACTGAACGGACCGCTGGCGGAGAAGGTCGTCCAGCAAAGGATGCCTGAGCCGGCGTAGCTTGCGCTCGCGGCCATGGCGGCTACGGCGCGGGAATGAGGCACTGGTTCAAAGACCAGCATTTCCGCTCGCTGCTCAAGAACACGAGCTATCTCGGCGCGTCGAAGATCGTTGCCGCGGTCTGCGGCGTAGCAACGCTGGCCCTCGCGGGCCGCGGGCTCGGCGTGCTGCTCTTTGGCACGCTGATCCTGATCACCAGCTACGTGAAGGCCGTTAGCGGCATTGCGAAGTTTCAGTCGTGGCAGCTTATCGTTCGCTACGGCGGTCATGGCCTGTCGCAGGGCGACCCCGAGCATTTCAAGGTCGCGACCGGGTTCGCCTTCGCGCTCGATGTCGTCAGCGGGATCGGCGGAATGCTGGTCGCGGTCATTCTCTTGCCGTTCATCGGCAATTGGGTCGGCATCAGTCCGCAGTACCTGTGGCTCGGCATGGCCTATTGCGCGCTTCTGCCGATCATGACCTCGGCAACCCCCGACGGGGTGCTGCGCGTTCTCGATCGGTTCGATCTCATCAGCTGGTCGGGCACGTTGAGCCCGATCGTCCGCGCAGTGCTTGCCGCGATCGCCTTCGCCACCGGCGCCTCGTTTCCTGTCTACGTCGCAATCTGGTTCGCAACCGACCTGATCGGCAATCTCTATCCCTGGTATCTTGGCTGGCGTGAGCTCCGGCGCAATGGACTCCTGGATGGCATCCGCCCAACTCTGCGGCCGGCAGCCCTCGAGGGCGCCTGGCGCTTTGCCATCGACGTCAATCTGGCGAGCAGCGTGCAGGCAGTCTGGGGACCTATCGGGCGACTGGTCGTGGGCGGGCTGCTCGGCCCGGCTGGCGCGGCGTTGTTCCGCGTTGCATCGACGCTCGCTGACAGCGCGCAGAAACCGGCCGATCTGCTGGGCAAAGCTTTTTACCCCGAAATCATGCGGATGGACCTGACATCAAAGAAGCCATGGAAGCTCATGCTCCGCGGCACCGCGCTGGTCAGCGCGGTCGCTGTGCTCGCAATCCTCATCCTGCTGGTCGGCGGGAAGCCACTGATGGTGCTGCTGTTCGGCAAGGATTTCGCCGGCGCCTACGTGCCCCTGGTCATCATGATGATCATCCCGTTACTCGGCATCTTCAGCTTCCCGTTAGCGCCGATGCTTTACGCCCTTGGTCGCTCGGACGGACCGCTAAAGGCAAAGCTGCTGGGGAGCGCGTTGTTCTTCATTACCATCGCGCCGCTCTCGTGGCGCTGGGACGTCATAGGCGCCGCCGTGGCGCTGGTCTTGGCCAATGTTGCCAATACTGGGGTGATGTTGCTCCAGCTCCGCACGGAGCACCGCCGCGTCCGGCCGCGAACGACCTAAAGCTGCTGCTCCTCGAAACCGCGCTCCTTAACCAGCCGATCAAGGTCCACGAGCGTCCGGAGTAAAGTCTCCATCCGATCGAGCGGCCAGGCGTTCGGACCGTCCGACTTGGCGTTGGCGGGATCGGGGTGCGTTTCCATGAACAATCCCGCGAGGCCGGTTGCGACGGCCGCCCGGGCAAGCACCGGCACAAACTCGCGCTGTCCGCCGGAGCTGGTCCCCTGTCCGCCTGGCAGCTGAACGCTGTGCGTGGCATCGAAAACGACAGGACAACCGGTTTCCCGCATGATCGCGAGACTCCGCATGTCGCTGACCAGATTGTTGTAGCCGAATGACGCGCCGCGCTCGCAGACCATGATAGTCTCGTCTGCGACGCCCGCGGCCCGCGCGGCGCCACGCGCCTTTTCGACCACGTTTGCCATGTCCTGAGGCGCCATGAACTGCGCCTTCTTGATATTCACGGGCTTCCCCGAGGCCGCAACCGCATGGATGAAATCCGTCTGCCGCGCCAGGAAGGCCGGCGTCTGGAGGATGTCGACAACCTCAGACACTGGCGCGATCTGCGAAACGTCGTGGACGTCGGTCAGGACGGGCAGACCCAGGGCGTCTTTGACCTTCTCGAGCACGCGAAGGCCCTCATCCATCCCCGGCCCACGATAGCTTCTGTCGGAAGATCGATTGGCCTTGTCGAAGCTGGATTTGAAGATGAAGTGAAGGCCCAGCCGTTCCGCGATTGCCTTCAGTCGCTCCGCAGTGCGTAATTGCAGCTCTTCGCTTTCGACCACGCAGGGCCCGGCAATCAGGAACAGGGGCTGGTCGAGCCCGACGTCACGTCCGCAGAGTTTCATTGTGCTCCCCTAGGCGAGGGAGTCGACAATCGCCACAGGCTGCCAGTCGCCCAGCCCGTGGTCGGCGCCGAAGTTCTCCGGAAATTGCTCGCCTGCATGGATCCCGCCAGTCACGAAGACGGCGTCGATTCCACGGCGAGCAGCGCCGAGCATGTCGGTCAGCAGCCCGTCCCCGATCGCGAGCACCTGTGCGGCGTCAGGATCGCCGGCACGGCGCAGGGCGTGCTCGTAGATTGCTGAGTGGGGCTTTCCGTACCAGGCAACTTCGCCGCCAAATGCCTCGTAGACGTCGGCTAGCGCGCCCGCGCACGGCTCGGAAACACCGCCGCGGATCACAACCCGGTCCGGATTCAGGCAATGCAGCGTCACGCCGCGCGCCGCATATTGCTCAAGTTCCTCTGCATACTCAGCCACCGTTGGCTTGTCTTCACTAAGGCCGGTGCAGGCTAGGTTCGCGAACATCTCATCAGCGGCGATCCGCACGCCGCGGCCCTCGAGCACCGCCCGATCGCCCTGCGTTCCGATGAAACCGACCGGCTCATTGAGCGCACGCAGGCCCTCGATACCTGCCTCGCCGCCCGTTTCGACAAAATCATAGGCATCCCTCGGCAGTCCCAGGCGCGCAAGTTGCGCGTCAACCTCATCAGCCGTTCGCGGCGCATTGGTAATCAGTACGACGCAGCGGCCCTCAGTCCGCCAAGCCCGTAAGCGTTCCGCCGCACCGGCGTACAGCGTCACCCCGTCATGGACGACGCCCCAAATGTCGCACAGGATAAGCCGGTAGCGCGCGTCCAGCGCGTCGAGGCTGCTCACTCGAGCCCTGCATCGACGAGCGCCTGCTCAATCGCCTCCATGTCCTCCGGGTTGTTCAGCTCGCGCAGTGCGAACGGCGGCGTCGCCACATCGACGACGGCAATCTTGATGCCGGCCGCCAGGAAGCGAAGCTGCTCGAGCCCCTCAAGCATCTCCAGTTCGCTCATCGGAGCCGAGACATACCGATCGAGTGCTTCGGGCCGATAGGCGTAAACGCCAACGTGCAACCGCACCGGTGACATCGCGCCCTCCAGCGCTCCCTTTGGAAGATGGGGGATCAAGCGCTTGGAAAAATAAAGTGCGTGCCCTTGGTCGTCAGTAACCACCGACGTCCCGCCGACCCGACCGACGGCCTCTTCGTCCTGAAGCGCGCGAGCCTCGCTGCTGCGAAGCCGCATGGCCGGGGTGGCGACGAGCGCATCCTGGTCCTGATCCATCCGGCCGATCAGCGCTTCGACGAACCCGGGCGGAGTCAGCAGCGCATCGCCCTGAAAATTAATGACGAGGTCGGGGGCGTGCAGCGACTTCAGCGCCTCTGCGCAACGTTCGGTGCCATTGCGGCATTCCGGCGAGGTCATGATCACGCCAACACTGAGGGCTGAACATGCGTCAGCGATGCGGTCGTCATCGGTCGTCACGAAGACTTCGGAAACGCCCGCTACGCGCCGCGCTGCCTCCACGCTCCGCTGAATCAGCGACTTTGCAGCTCCGTTCGCCCCCCTTATTTCCGCCAGCGGCTTTCCTGGATAGCGCGTCGATTGATAGCGCGCCGGGATTAGGATGACCGACTTCATCGGGCGGCGGGGCAGTCGTGGATGTGAAGCACGCCGACCGGTCGTTTTCCGCTCTCCTGCTCATCGACCACGAACAGCGCCGTGATCTTATATTCGTCGAACAGTGGCAGCGCGTCATCGATAAGATCGTCGGGGTGCACCGTCTTTGGATCGCGGGTCATGAAGTCTGCTGCAGGATGATCAAGGCCACGCTCGATGTTACGGCGAAGGTCACCGTCCGTGATTACCCCGATCAGAAAGCCATGTTCGTCAGTGACGCCAATTACCCCCAGGCGTTTGGCCGACATCTCGACGATGGTGTCGTGCATCGAGCTATCGGCGCGCGTTAGCGGAATTGCATCTCCGCGGTGCATGAGGCGGTGAATTGGGCGGAGGCGCGATCCCAGGGAGCCGCCGGGATGAAGCCAGCTGAAGTCGGTCCGGGTCACGCCCTTCTGCCGCATCACCGTCATCGCGAGCGCATCACCGAGCGCGAGCGTCATCGTCGTCGACGTCGTGGGAGCTACCGATTCCGGGCCCACCTCGGGCCAATGCGGCAGGAGGAGCGTGGCGCTTGCTGCGTCGGCGAGCATCGTCCCGGGATGGCCGGTAATGCCGATGATCGGGATCTGCGCACGCTGGAAATGATCGATGACCGGCTCGAGCTCCGCCGTCTCACCGCTCTGGGAAATGAGGATCGCGACGTCGCCCTTGGCCGCCATGCCCAGATCGCCGTGGATCGCCTCGGCCAGGTGGAGGAATACCGCGGTGGTCCCGGTGGACGCGAAGGTGGCGGCAATCTTGCGCGCCACGTGGCCCGACTTGCCGAGCCCGCTGACGATGAGCTTTCCGCGGCAGTCGTAGATGAGGGAGATGGCGCGTTCGAACGGCTCGCCCAAGCCGTCGGCGAGCGCATCGAGCGCCCGCGCTTCGTCGTGAAGGATCGCCCGTCCAAACTCGAGCACGCCTACCGGGGACGGATTGTCCGCTGCCATGATGCGCGCCCTAGCCACCTGCCTGCCCGCTGTGAAGCGCTTGACGTCAACAGCCGCAGCGGCTTGGGTCGGCGGCTTGAGGGGAGCCACATGGCCAAGAAACTGACGCGTTACATCCTGATTGCCTTGGTGCTGGGCATCATCGCCGGCTGGGCGATCAACGCTGCGATCGACGACGGCACGCCGGCCAGCGCCGCGCACCTGAAGTCGATTGCGGACTATCTGAGCATCGTAACCGCGCTGTTTCTGCGATTGATCAAGATGATCATCGCGCCCCTCGTTTTCTCAACGCTCGTGGCGGGCATCGCGCACATGGGTGACGTCGCGGCGCTCGGGCGCGTGGGCGTGCGCTCTCTCGCCTGGTTCATTTTGGCGAGCCTCGTCTCGCTGACGCTGGGCCTGCTGCTGGTGAACTTCCTTCAGCCAGGCGTGGGCCTGTCGCTGCCGATCCCTCCGACCACTGCCGCAAGCGGAGTGGATGCTGCCGCCTTCAACCTGAAGGACTTCGTCACCCACCTCGTGCCCGCATCAATCTTCGAGGCAATGAGCAAGAACGAGATCCTGCCGATCGTCATCTTCTCGATCTTCTTCGGCGTCGCCCTGACGGCCATCGGGGAAGCCGGGCGCCCAATCGTCAAAGGCGTCGAATCGCTGGTGAAGGTCATGCTGCAGGTGACCGACTACGTGATGCGCTTTGCGCCCTTCGCGGTGTTCACCGCCGTAGCCAGCGCCATCGCCGAAAAGGGCCCGGAAATCTTGTTCACCTTCGGAAAGTTCGTCGGCAGCTTCTATCTCGGCCTGGCAATCCTCTGGTGCCTGCTGATCGGTGCCGCGTTCGTGATCGTCGG
Coding sequences within:
- a CDS encoding YihY/virulence factor BrkB family protein — protein: MIDPKGHLAKSPWRMPAAAWKDIAARTYKRTWDDNVGIVAAGVAFYGFFALLSLLGLIVLSYGMVADPHTVITNMRTLTGVLPRDVALLIGDQLMNAVKASEGTKGFAIALAFAVAIYGGTNGAAAILTALNIAYEEKEKRSLLRFYILAVGMTVGALLLALVALVAVALVSGLQRFFPAASYGSVLAGKAAGYLFVTLFGAAVAATLYRFGPSRTMARWKWISPGSIFAAITLLILTVAFGYYVARFTNYDRTYGSLGTVVALLSWMYLSAYAFIFGAELNSEIEHQTAHDSTVGRPKPLGRRGAWAADNVASDAKVQDRPEESREGERLTAAAPQLACDEGSGGGK
- a CDS encoding elongation factor G, with the protein product MAGESAKGTRVIALVGPAGAGKTSLAEAMLFAAGATDRLGSTANGSSIGDFSAESRQRGGSTELNLYHFDYLGDHFAILDCPGSVGFAADGARALAIADVAIVVVDPDPARAPLAAPALRALDELGIPHLIFVNRIDQAHGRIRDLLTALQPMSVSPLIARQVPIREGEKISGFVDLALEYAFKYRPGQESERIEIPADLHEREAEARAHMLEQLADHDDELLEQLLMDEAPSREKILQDLARETGDNLGVPVLFGSANSSWGVRRLLKAIRHEAPGPSAAADRLSVSKPSLYVFKIIHGLIGRLALSRMLGGRISEGSDLKTASGEHARLGALFHVQGEKTAKVGEANDGDVVAVAKIDNVRAGEWLGSGKLPPSVDIGYPARNCAIAIEPADRKDDVKLSGALQRLSEEDSALIIEHDDHNHEIRLRGVNDEHLNTVLARLKRRYGVEVKSHPPSVGYRESIRKSVTQKGRHKKQSGGHGQFGDVIIEVKPLPRGSGFVFEERIHGGSVPKQWIPAVEEGVREAMTKGPLGFEVVDCAVSLVDGSYHSVDSSELAFRLAGRIAMQEALNAAGPHLLEPMHKLTVVCPTNATSRVTSAVAGRRGQMLGMAPRDGWTGWDRIEALIPEAELSGLEAELRSQSQGLATYEAQFDHLAELNGPLAEKVVQQRMPEPA
- a CDS encoding lipopolysaccharide biosynthesis protein yields the protein MRHWFKDQHFRSLLKNTSYLGASKIVAAVCGVATLALAGRGLGVLLFGTLILITSYVKAVSGIAKFQSWQLIVRYGGHGLSQGDPEHFKVATGFAFALDVVSGIGGMLVAVILLPFIGNWVGISPQYLWLGMAYCALLPIMTSATPDGVLRVLDRFDLISWSGTLSPIVRAVLAAIAFATGASFPVYVAIWFATDLIGNLYPWYLGWRELRRNGLLDGIRPTLRPAALEGAWRFAIDVNLASSVQAVWGPIGRLVVGGLLGPAGAALFRVASTLADSAQKPADLLGKAFYPEIMRMDLTSKKPWKLMLRGTALVSAVAVLAILILLVGGKPLMVLLFGKDFAGAYVPLVIMMIIPLLGIFSFPLAPMLYALGRSDGPLKAKLLGSALFFITIAPLSWRWDVIGAAVALVLANVANTGVMLLQLRTEHRRVRPRTT
- the kdsA gene encoding 3-deoxy-8-phosphooctulonate synthase, translating into MKLCGRDVGLDQPLFLIAGPCVVESEELQLRTAERLKAIAERLGLHFIFKSSFDKANRSSDRSYRGPGMDEGLRVLEKVKDALGLPVLTDVHDVSQIAPVSEVVDILQTPAFLARQTDFIHAVAASGKPVNIKKAQFMAPQDMANVVEKARGAARAAGVADETIMVCERGASFGYNNLVSDMRSLAIMRETGCPVVFDATHSVQLPGGQGTSSGGQREFVPVLARAAVATGLAGLFMETHPDPANAKSDGPNAWPLDRMETLLRTLVDLDRLVKERGFEEQQL
- a CDS encoding TIGR01459 family HAD-type hydrolase, encoding MSSLDALDARYRLILCDIWGVVHDGVTLYAGAAERLRAWRTEGRCVVLITNAPRTADEVDAQLARLGLPRDAYDFVETGGEAGIEGLRALNEPVGFIGTQGDRAVLEGRGVRIAADEMFANLACTGLSEDKPTVAEYAEELEQYAARGVTLHCLNPDRVVIRGGVSEPCAGALADVYEAFGGEVAWYGKPHSAIYEHALRRAGDPDAAQVLAIGDGLLTDMLGAARRGIDAVFVTGGIHAGEQFPENFGADHGLGDWQPVAIVDSLA
- a CDS encoding manno-octulosonate cytidylyltransferase, which gives rise to MKSVILIPARYQSTRYPGKPLAEIRGANGAAKSLIQRSVEAARRVAGVSEVFVTTDDDRIADACSALSVGVIMTSPECRNGTERCAEALKSLHAPDLVINFQGDALLTPPGFVEALIGRMDQDQDALVATPAMRLRSSEARALQDEEAVGRVGGTSVVTDDQGHALYFSKRLIPHLPKGALEGAMSPVRLHVGVYAYRPEALDRYVSAPMSELEMLEGLEQLRFLAAGIKIAVVDVATPPFALRELNNPEDMEAIEQALVDAGLE
- a CDS encoding KpsF/GutQ family sugar-phosphate isomerase gives rise to the protein MAADNPSPVGVLEFGRAILHDEARALDALADGLGEPFERAISLIYDCRGKLIVSGLGKSGHVARKIAATFASTGTTAVFLHLAEAIHGDLGMAAKGDVAILISQSGETAELEPVIDHFQRAQIPIIGITGHPGTMLADAASATLLLPHWPEVGPESVAPTTSTTMTLALGDALAMTVMRQKGVTRTDFSWLHPGGSLGSRLRPIHRLMHRGDAIPLTRADSSMHDTIVEMSAKRLGVIGVTDEHGFLIGVITDGDLRRNIERGLDHPAADFMTRDPKTVHPDDLIDDALPLFDEYKITALFVVDEQESGKRPVGVLHIHDCPAAR
- a CDS encoding dicarboxylate/amino acid:cation symporter, producing the protein MAKKLTRYILIALVLGIIAGWAINAAIDDGTPASAAHLKSIADYLSIVTALFLRLIKMIIAPLVFSTLVAGIAHMGDVAALGRVGVRSLAWFILASLVSLTLGLLLVNFLQPGVGLSLPIPPTTAASGVDAAAFNLKDFVTHLVPASIFEAMSKNEILPIVIFSIFFGVALTAIGEAGRPIVKGVESLVKVMLQVTDYVMRFAPFAVFTAVASAIAEKGPEILFTFGKFVGSFYLGLAILWCLLIGAAFVIVGGRTRHLVRYIRDPVVLAFSTASSEAAYPRTLEALDRFGVPPRIASFVLPLGYSFNLDGSMMYMTFATIFIAQAYGIHLNFGQEMTMLLVMMVTSKGMAGVPRASLVVIAATLGMFKIPEAGLLLILAVDHFLDMGRSATNVVGNAVASTVVARWEGTLDAPEPADIEPPHAPSHRPGPAKAEDHF